Part of the Benincasa hispida cultivar B227 chromosome 11, ASM972705v1, whole genome shotgun sequence genome, ATCCTGGAATACTGCCTCGAAATTCAAGGCCTCTTGAGTCAGATGAATCAGATGACATGGCTACACCGTCCATGGAATGGATCAATGGAAGAACCCCACATCTGAAAATCCCTCGGACTAAAGACGTGACTATAAATGGTCATATAGTAAAAGTCAAGTACTGCGACACTTGTCTGTTTTATCGGCCTCCTCGTGCATCTCATTGTTCCATATGCAACAATTGTGTTCAGAGATTTGATCATCACTGTCCATGGGTTGGGCAGTGCATTGGAATAGTAAGTTCATGCTTAAACAAAGTGATTAAGCTTTAGCTCAAACATTGTTCCCATAATTCTGAGGTttttaaagtaatgaaaattagTTTGTTGAGTaatgattaaaacactttggGGTGTTTGGCCCAAGGGAGTTCGTGGGATCCACAActaaaaaaacatcaatttcatATCTTGTGTCCTTACATAGTGGGCTCCACGACTTAACAACTCGTCAGACTTAACAACTCCACTCTTTGCCCCGAATACCTCCTTACTaggtttatttttgttttttagtctTAAAGTTTTCTGCTTTCACAATTTGAATTCTGAAGTTAGTTTTATCAGTTGGTTGCTGTATTGAGTTAAGTTCCTCCATTTTCAGTTTTCTATTTTAAGGTCTTAGGCTTGTTTACTGACTGTCTTTTTACTTTATAAACCCTTTTAGGTGCACTTCTAAATTCTTTATCAaatctttaaaacaaaaaaggttttgaaatctgttttctttttcttcctttcctttttaaGTATTGGCTTGGCTACTGCAGctttgaaaacatttttaaaatgtagcTACAACTACAATGACATTgagtaaatgagatttattattgtttttttaaataaaaagaaaacaagcaCAATGGTTATAAAAAATGCTCCAAGTTACTTCTAAattacatattctatttgcCATGAGACAATGCTGGCACATATTCAAAATGTTGatcaaatttttcataaaattgttGACTTGAGTAGGTCAAATCATCCACAAATAAGTAGAATTCAAGCACCAGTAACTCGGTATGGGATTTAAAAGACATAGCATTCTTTGATTTAAAAGGCCTTAAAGGGGCATGGGCATTGGGTAGGACCTTTATTATTTCATATAATTGAGAATGCATGGTACAACATCTAAGATTAGATGATAAAAGGTTCTTATGAAGTATTTTGAAGATGATATCGAAATATGTATTCTAATCTTTGTAAAATCCTCAGAAAGTACTAACaggttttatttcattttatttgctACTTTTTGTTGGGTTCTAACTTAGTCTCCATTGTTGTTACTTTTGCAGCGTAATTATCGGTTCTTCTTCATGTTCATAACAACCTCAACTATCTTGTGTGTATATGTGTTGTCATTTTCGTTGTCCATTCTTGTTCATTATCAAGAAACCTTTTTCAAGGCTGTATCCAAAGATATCCTTTCAGATATTCTAGTAGTGTATTGCTTCATCGCCTTTTGGTTCGTTGGTGGCCTCACCATATTCCATTCCTATCTTGTTTGTACAAACCAGGTAAGCTTCTTGAGTTCTTATACTCTGCCATTTAAATTAACAATTTATGCATATTATGATCTAACTTCCTTGAATCGTATCTGCATGTGATTGGGTTTATATTTTGTAAGTTTCTAACTTGTGATTAGCTGTCCTCTTAAGGCCAAAATGGTTGCAGAAGTCTTTTCAACATTGAATAACTTAGTAAAAGATTTCATGATTATCTTGTAAAAAAAACATTGGGGGTactttttgttaatttatttatttctattcaggaaaaataatatttcattGATGTGATGAGATATTGCAAAAGAAAGGGGGAAAGAACAGCCATTTCTCCCTTTGGTAACATTTCATACTATCACGAAATTGtttcctattaaaaaaaacttatgaacaagtttatttctttttgttttcaaaatcgTTTTATaggaaaatgtaaaatttgtagGAAGAAAGAAGATTGAAAAGAAGGATCAGCTCTCCTCTTAAAGCCAAAATGGTTGCAACATCTTTTTGATTATTAACAAACTTGTTCATTGATAGTATGAAATAGCCAACGTTTGTGCAAGGTAGTCAGGACACTCAcaaatacacacacacatatatgaGTAAAAGATTTCAATAGTCTGGTGAGAGAAACCTTGGGattattcttattgattttatttttatacagaaaaatgaaatattgcaaaagaaaaaataagaacAGCCCCAAGCCATATAGATTTTCTTTCTCAAGAAAACCTTCCAGCTGGGGCTAAATTTGTGTTGGGGGACACTTGTCTTGGAAGACTTTTCTACCCCTTTCAAATTTCTCAGGATGACGTGATTAAATGACGAGCAGAAGAAACTGTCATTTATTTTTCTGTTGCATTTAAAAAACCTCTGCTAATTCAAGTTTGAGACATAGGTGGTTAATGGTTTGTTGTGGCATTTAAGGTTATTAACAACAAAAGTACTCGAAATGCCACAGTAGACATGAAAAATAATACATGTGAAATATGATAGAATAAGAAGAATCTGATGCATTTGGAAAACCTCTGCTAATTCAAGTTTGAGAAATAGGTGGTTAATGGTCTGTTGTGGCATTTAAGGTTATTAACAACAAAAGTACTCGAAATGCCACGGTAGTTGATAGAATAAGAAGAAACAGAAAGCAAACCATTTTATTGTTGAGCAATTGTAAATTCCTTTTATGCTAGATTTATTAGTTGAAGAGATGAAGGTAACGGGGTTAAGTCCTAACAGTCAGACAGCTCATACTAGAGAGTTCCGTTTTAGTTGTTTTTATCCAGTACAAATGTCATTTCTTTTTTACCATTTATACAAATGCTAGCTAACTGTTGAATATTCTACTTGCTTGCTTGTTCTAATAAAGTCATGTTCAGCTTCTATTATCACTAATCAGTTTAAACATTTATGTCACTTCTAATACAGACCACCTACGAGAATTTCCGGTATCGGTATGACAAGAAGGAGAATCCATATAACAGGGGAATGGTAAAGAACATTAGAGAAGTATTTTTCACAAAGATACCACTTTCATCAAATAAGTTCCGATCTGTTGTCGAGGATGATCACATGATGGTGGCCGTTACTCCTaatcttgaagaaggtgttcttagCTCAAAGGAGAAAATTGACTTTGAAAGGGGAACTAGATTTATGGAGGATGAGGCCTTCCCAATCCCTGAGATATTGAGGAGGTTGGAATATGATGACGATCTGGACGATGATTTGAAGACTGTAGAAGGAGAAAGACCTCATGTTGATCCACTATTTCCTCTGGACCAAGAAGTAGAAGAATTTGCAAAAAGTGCTAGTGATCGAATACCTGACCCCCAGCTAGTATTATCAATGGAAAATAGTGATGCAGTAGCCGTAGAAAATTTCATCCTTAATGGGGTGAACACAGATGGGACCAAGGATGCACACGACTCATCTCAGGTTAAAGCTTCAAAGTTTTAGGCGTAAAGGTAATCATCTCCCACTAtctatttagttattttattttatcttattttgaGCTCAATTGGGGTAGGATTTATCTTATTTTGAGCTCAATTGGGGTAGGATTTGAACTTCTGATCTCTTATTTGTATCTCTTAACTAGTTGACTTGTACTTAGGTTGACCATTTCCCTCGGTCTATATAGTCAACATGTAtctgtgtgtgtgtatatatatatgacaaaTACATTGTCGGGAGCTCCACTATTTGCATTATGCTCATAATCCACCCCTTATCTCGCCAATTCTCATCAAGGTTGAAGGTCAACTTCAGGAGATTATGAgagttttaatttaaatcagtAAGGTTTCACTTTCAATTAGTAGCCTGAACATACAACTTAGGAGGATGTTTCAAAACATCACCAATGAGAATAGGAATGTCATTGCTTATAAGGTCATGTTTGGAAGTGAATCTAGAATGGGTGTTTTAAACCcaaattctttttttctataaaaaaatataggtGGTTTAAGCCAAATTGATTCGATTATAATTGCTTTTGTAGAGAGCGTTTAATAATAGagtaatttcattttttgttctaCATTTTAAAAAGTGGTTTTGGTATaattaaaagtgtttttgaatGGTTAATGTTTGTTTTTATACGTGGTTTTAGAATAATTATGTTACCAAAGAGGGTgttatattctaaaaaaaagtgaagaaggAAAGAGAATAAAATTAAGAGGGGTAGTGGTGAAAATTTAAGACAGAAAAAGCTATAGGTAAAGAAGAAGCATTTTAGGAAGAAACAAGTTAGAGATGTAgaggaaaaacaaattttagCAAGGGAAAGGAAATTAGACAGAGACAAAAAATTTAGAGAGAATTTCTCTTTGAAGAAAATAAGTTAGAGAGGAAAAAATTTTGGGTAGAGATGAAAGTGAAAAGAGAGGTACAAATTATGCTTGGTCTCAAGTTTCTCTATGTTTGATCTGGAATGATTTTATTTCTCTTACTTAGTCATTTACTTTTCTTCGTATTTGTTTTGGTATTTAGATC contains:
- the LOC120089749 gene encoding probable protein S-acyltransferase 4 isoform X1, translating into MITEAQLVFYPKTSQPFSPISVSLVFLLDSTFVLLLSHVYARCFVEKRKKKKIDPKRRGVSGFLNHLLNWVLIFRGFSELGGSFTGLGMATPKKPKRLYQVWRGSNRFFCGGRLIFGPDVSSLFLSICLIVVPAVAFCVKIVLKIHDEKPPGNTHWYPVLFGGLSLTILDLTFLLLTSSRDPGILPRNSRPLESDESDDMATPSMEWINGRTPHLKIPRTKDVTINGHIVKVKYCDTCLFYRPPRASHCSICNNCVQRFDHHCPWVGQCIGIRNYRFFFMFITTSTILCVYVLSFSLSILVHYQETFFKAVSKDILSDILVVYCFIAFWFVGGLTIFHSYLVCTNQTTYENFRYRYDKKENPYNRGMVKNIREVFFTKIPLSSNKFRSVVEDDHMMVAVTPNLEEGVLSSKEKIDFERGTRFMEDEAFPIPEILRRLEYDDDLDDDLKTVEGERPHVDPLFPLDQEVEEFAKSASDRIPDPQLVLSMENSDAVAVENFILNGVNTDGTKDAHDSSQVKASKF
- the LOC120089749 gene encoding probable protein S-acyltransferase 4 isoform X2, with product MIIKEGVRLCDSTFHDWNDGGFSELGGSFTGLGMATPKKPKRLYQVWRGSNRFFCGGRLIFGPDVSSLFLSICLIVVPAVAFCVKIVLKIHDEKPPGNTHWYPVLFGGLSLTILDLTFLLLTSSRDPGILPRNSRPLESDESDDMATPSMEWINGRTPHLKIPRTKDVTINGHIVKVKYCDTCLFYRPPRASHCSICNNCVQRFDHHCPWVGQCIGIRNYRFFFMFITTSTILCVYVLSFSLSILVHYQETFFKAVSKDILSDILVVYCFIAFWFVGGLTIFHSYLVCTNQTTYENFRYRYDKKENPYNRGMVKNIREVFFTKIPLSSNKFRSVVEDDHMMVAVTPNLEEGVLSSKEKIDFERGTRFMEDEAFPIPEILRRLEYDDDLDDDLKTVEGERPHVDPLFPLDQEVEEFAKSASDRIPDPQLVLSMENSDAVAVENFILNGVNTDGTKDAHDSSQVKASKF